One window of the Pieris brassicae chromosome 4, ilPieBrab1.1, whole genome shotgun sequence genome contains the following:
- the LOC123708788 gene encoding uncharacterized protein LOC123708788: MSLLDSPHFKILVDLIPKYDGTKKLLKELERSITVKAYSTKHSLTFILQIPSIDKSIYDLIHLYSIPDTEYLTIIPKSKFLALGSDEYAYLDNSCKSITESVHLCESLQMKSFTKSEDCIVNLIKHKNANCSRVKMVLGDSKIQKTRDNTWLVILKREEIVLTVPHCALAQCGTNTSYHRASGIHLITVTEDCRAEVANMTLQSHVTKLDLDEIIPLPQKQDSPVDVVRYQVKLQDLELDNVRQLLDKAEDLEKQGDINDWPKMMATPSWTTIILYLLLICAVSWKVYKKLSSRCTKNARKITPTSEDTGGSCKISFSLKDGGVTKA; encoded by the coding sequence AGAACTAGAAAGGTCAATAACAGTAAAAGCGTATAGTACTAAGCActcattaacatttattttacaaatacctTCTAttgataaaagtatatatgatcttattcatttatattctatCCCTGATACCGAGTACCTCACCATTATACCCAAATCCAAATTCCTTGCACTTGGAAGCGATGAGTACGCATACCTCGACAACAGCTGCAAGTCGATCACCGAGAGCGTTCATCTCTGCGAGTCTCTGCAAATGAAATCCTTCACAAAATCAGAAGATTGCATCGTCAACCTCATAAAACACAAGAATGCCAACTGCAGCCGTGTTAAGATGGTACTAGGTGACAGCAAAATCCAAAAAACGCGGGACAACACGTGGCTGGTCATACTTAAGCGAGAAGAGATCGTTCTTACGGTCCCACATTGTGCTCTTGCACAATGTGGGACCAACACATCTTACCATCGTGCATCGGGAATCCATCTTATAACCGTAACAGAAGATTGTCGCGCAGAAGTTGCGAACATGACGCTGCAGTCACATGTCACGAAATTGGACTTAGATGAAATAATACCATTGCCCCAAAAACAAGACTCACCTGTGGATGTCGTGCGGTATCAAGTAAAATTGCAAGATCTGGAATTAGATAACGTTCGGCAATTACTGGACAAGGCTGAAGATCTGGAGAAGCAGGGTGACATTAACGATTGGCCTAAGATGATGGCAACTCCAAGCTGGACAACTATCATCCTCTATCTATTACTGATATGTGCAGTATCATGGAAAGTGTATAAAAAGTTATCAAGCAGATGCACCAAGAACGCACGGAAGATCACGCCTACCAGTGAGGACACTGGTGGAAGCTGTAAAATCAGCTTCTCTCTGAAGGACGGAGGAGTTACCAAGGCATAA